From a region of the Panicum virgatum strain AP13 chromosome 2K, P.virgatum_v5, whole genome shotgun sequence genome:
- the LOC120673588 gene encoding protein NEDD1-like, with amino-acid sequence MGFVDPAAPLLATCGGDTVKLFDVRVESGDPCVLAYTPAPGNPVNAVKWNHTNLIVASAGDDKKISLWHKKGQNVGQLPTATVDRGDDIEECIYSISFSNKGSRYLCSGGSGHIVRIWDLQRKRCIKWLSGHTDTITGVMYNCKDEHLASISMKGDLILHNLASGARAAELSDPNGQVLRVLDYSRNSRHLLVTAGDDGSVHLWDTTAKSPKVSWLKQHSAPTSGVCISPSSDKIIATVGLDKKLYTLDSSSRRPTHTIPHVAPFSSLAYNDDGTILAAGTNSGRVIFYDVRGKPQPLTILRAYNSSEAVTGLCWQRSKPVIVNENSSSEVALLGGTSEESVLMPDPLPSATPTSFSSGGVTVGLRSSLTPNTSGFLSTSNSSTMEETPYRARPLSGGPLSKLQAPRSNYNLKDDMDVFSPLVDVQPFTPSSGSWWDEHGSDDAKKDDKPGEKKLSTTRKFSYMEGNDEPHPISDWRSTVNSRQDFSSVTTTSMPSWKSELSISSPETATGNALPDRLTHRHQLSRFGASAFSTGGLAFTALQDSSSAGHSLKGSLTSNILMNLQNKGILSNSHSSLDASSPNLQSSLPSPYGSKAISSVNPDQPGAAQSSSMWRSTTYTDKMSSSSVFSDGLASAFGSPKSKKMGAETKDELLSSLLSRQEAATASSSSSPLASNGLGLPQLSNTSSSTDQQGASSFSLQYVQRMLEESLGSVQKSIHEDVRNLHIELLRQFHMQEMEMSGVLNLVLEKVEGLTKEVQQLRRENQQLRQQLL; translated from the exons ATGGGGTTCGTGGatccggcggcgccgctgctggcgaCGTGCGGCGGCGACACGGTGAAGCTCTTCGACGTTAGGGTGGAGTCCGGCGACCCCTGCGTCCTCGCCTACACCCCCGCGCCCGGCAACCCCGTCAACGCCGTCAAGTGGAACCACACCA ATCTAATTGTAGCAAGCGCTGGGGATGATAAGAAGATCTCATTGTGGCATAAAAAAGGTCAAAATGTAGGACAGCTACCAACAGCCACTGTTGATCGTGGTGACGACATAGAG GAGTGCATTTATTCTATCAGTTTTAGCAACAAAGGTTCTCGATATCTTTGCTCTGGTGGGAGTGGCCATATTGTCAGAATATGGGATTTGCAGCGGAAGAGATGTATCAAATGGCTAAGTGGTCACACTGACACAATTACTGGTGTAATGTATAACTGCAAAGATGAACATTTGGCATCGATCAGCATGAAGGGTGATCTCATTCTTCACAATCTTGCTTCTGGAGCACGTGCTGCTGAACTTAGTGATCCAAATGGACAA GTGTTGAGAGTGCTTGATTATTCACGAAACAGTAGACATTTATTGGTGACAGCAGGAGATGATGGTTCTGTGCATCTTTGGGATACAACTGCAAAGTCTCCGAAG GTGTCATGGCTGAAGCAACATTCTGCACCCACAAGTGGTGTTTGTATCTCGCCATCAAGTGACAAG ATAATTGCTACAGTTGGCCTGGACAAGAAGTTGTACACATTAGATTCATCGTCAAGAAGACCAACACACACCATTCCTCATGTGGCCCCATTCTCCTCGTTGGCATATAATGATGATGGTACTATATTAGCTGCAGGCACAAATAGTGGACGTGTGATATTCTATGATGTCCGGGGAAAACCTCAGCCATTGACCATTCTTCGTGCCTACAATAGCTCTGAG GCTGTGACAGGTTTATGTTGGCAACGGTCGAAACCTGTCATTGTTAATGAGAACAGTTCTTCTGAAGTTGCTCTTCTTGGGGGAACTAGTGAAGAGTCTGTTCTTATGCCAGATCCCTTGCCTTCGGCGACACCTACAAGTTTTTCTTCTGGAGGGGTCACTGTAGGTCTTCGTTCTTCTTTGACACCAAACACAAGTGGCTTTCTTTCGACATCGAACTCTTCTACCATGGAGGAAACTCCATATAGAGCACGTCCGTTATCTGGAGGACCATTATCAAAGCTACAGGCTCCTCGTAGTAACTATAATCTAAAGGATGATATGGATGTCTTTTCTCCACTTGTTGATGTCCAGCCTTTCACACCATCTAGTGGCAGCTGGTGGGATGAGCATGGAAGTGATGATGCCAAAAAAGATGATAAACCAGGAGAAAAGAAGTTGTCAACAACTAGGAAGTTTTCGTATATGGAAGGCAATGATGAGCCTCATCCGATCTCAGATTGGAGGTCTACTGTAAATTCAAGACAG GACTTCTCATCTGTGACTACTACATCCATGCCATCATGGAAGAGTGAACTGTCTATATCTTCGCCAGAGACAGCCACTGGAAATGCATTACCAGATAGGCTAACTCACCGTCACCAGCTCTCACGCTTTGGGGCTTCAGCCTTTTCAACAGGTGGCTTGGCTTTTACAGCCTTACAAGATTCATCTTCAGCTGGTCACTCGCTGAAGGGTTCTCTAACAAGTAACATTTTAATGAACCTACAAAACAAGGGTATCTTAAGCAACTCACACTCTTCCCTGGACGCATCATCTCCCAATCTTCAGAGTTCACTTCCCTCACCCTATGGTTCAAAGGCTATTTCATCTGTGAATCCTGATCAACCAGGAGCAGCACAATCCAGTTCTATGTGGAGATCAACAACATATACTGATAAAATGAGCTCATCCTCTGTTTTTAGTGATGGGTTAGCTTCAGCGTTTGGCTCACCAAAATCAAAGAAGATGGGAGCAGAAACAAAAGATGAGTTGCTCAGTAGTCTTTTGTCAAGACAAGAGGCTGCAACTGCCTCTTCATCCTCAAGCCCTCTAGCAAGCAAT GGGTTAGGGCTGCCACAATTGTCAAACACAAGTTCTTCAACTGACCAACAGGGAGCTTCTTCCTTCTCACTTCAGTATGTGCAGCGCATGCTTGAAGAATCTCTTGGGTCTGTTCAGAAGTCCATCCATGAGGATGTGAGAAATCTCCACATTGAACTTTTAAGACAGTTTCACATGCAGGAG ATGGAAATGTCCGGTGTGCTGAATTTGGTCCTGGAGAAGGTGGAAGGCTTGACAAAGGAGGTGCAGCAACTAAGAAGGGAGAACCAACAGCTCCGGCAGCAGCTTCTATAA